From Oryzias melastigma strain HK-1 linkage group LG15, ASM292280v2, whole genome shotgun sequence, one genomic window encodes:
- the LOC112138731 gene encoding gastrula zinc finger protein XlCGF8.2DB-like, whose amino-acid sequence MRAESDGRRHVCKDCGKSFGNLSHFTIHMRTHTREKPFCCQECDKSFSLKCNLKTHMIIHTGVKPFVCQECDKSFYQLSNLKKHMVTHTGEKPFVCQECDKSFSLMSNLKKHMRTHTGEKPFCCQECDKSFCDRYDFRRHMRTHTGEKPFTCKECDKSFCHAAQLKTHMRTHTGEKPFNCQECDKTFNQLSNLKSHMLTHTGEKPFVCQECDKSFSRISHLNSHMTTHTGEKPFGCQECDKSFCDLSRYRRHVRIHSAEKPFSCKECDKSFYQLSNLKRHVRNKTKEKPSLEKKCQSLVKI is encoded by the coding sequence ATGAGAGCTGAGTCTGATGGAAGACGTCATGTCTGCAAAGATTGTGGTAAAAGTTTTGGTAACTTGTCTCATTTCACAATTCATATGAGAACTCACAcaagagagaagcctttttgttgtcaagaatgtgataaaagttttagtctgaAGTgtaatctcaaaacacacatgataaTTCATACAGGAGTGAAGCCTTTTgtttgtcaagaatgtgataaaagtttttatcaattatctaacctcaaaaaacacatggtaactcatacaggagagaagccttttgtttgtcaagaatgtgataaaagttttagtctgaTGTCtaatctcaaaaaacacatgagaactcatacaggagaaaagcccttttgttgtcaagaatgtgataaaagcttTTGTGACCGATATGATTTCagaagacacatgagaactcatacaggagagaagccttttacttgtaaagaatgtgataaaagtttttgtcATGCAGCTCaactcaaaacacacatgagaactcacacaggagagaagccctttaattgtcaagaatgtgataaaactTTTAATCAATTATCTAACCTCAAATCACACATGttaactcatacaggagagaagccttttgtatgtcaagaatgtgataaaagttttagtcgaaTTTCTCATCTTAATTCACACATGacaactcatacaggagagaagccctttggttgtcaagaatgtgacaaaagtttttgtgACCTATCTCGTTACAGAAGACACGTGAGAATCCATAGCgcagagaagcctttttcttgtaaagaatgtgataaaagtttttatcAATTATCTAACCTCAAAAGACACgtgagaaataaaacaaaagagaagcCTTCTCTTGAAAAGAAATGTCAGAGTTTAGTCAAAATTTGA
- the LOC112138726 gene encoding gastrula zinc finger protein XlCGF57.1-like translates to MTHSCVCVPAVLPQHRVTEKEDLCNQQRNFREEQADLEPPRTKEELKEAEPSQIKEEREKQEPPQIEIKQEDIEPPQTKEKLKEPETPQIEMKQEEPELLQVKEEQEDLEPPQPKEVLKEPETPQIEMKQEEPELPQIKEEQEKPELPQIKEEQENIFISQDEEQLDLKQESYTLMEIPSYEENDHSESDLNKQKSFSVTDSQDEEGNQHEESTSTTDEETEPQNRDQRKKRDRSYIQSVESSHISESQCDSDVRSPRRKTSAEKHKQSPKEKRRSSVKSGKRKIIAHNVSPHMRAESDGRRHVCKDCGKSFGYLSDFTIHMRTHTRKKPFCCQECDKSFSLKCNLKTHMRTHTGVKPFVCQECDKSFYQLSNLKKHMVTHTGEKPFVCQECDKSFSLMSNLKKHMRTHTGEKPFCCQECDKSFGDRYDYRRHMRTHTGEKPFTCKECDKSFCHAAQLKTHLRTHTGEKPFNCQECDKTFNQLSNLKSHMLTHTGEKPFVCQECDKSFSRISHLNSHMTTHTGEKPFGCKECDKSFCDLSRYRRHVRIHSAEKPFSCKECDKSFYQLSNLKRHMKNKTKAKPSLEKKCQSLVKI, encoded by the exons ATGACtcattcttgtgtttgtgtccctgcagtcctcccccagcatCGGGTGACTGAAAAGGAagatctctgcaaccagcagaggaacttcagagagGAACAAGCGGATCTAGAACCTCCACGGACTAAAGAGGAACTGAAGGAAGCAGAACCttcacagattaaagaggaacggGAGAAacaagaacctccacagattgaaataaaacaagaggATATAGAACCTCCACAGACTAAAGAGAAACTGAAGGAACCAGAAACTCCACAGATTGAAATgaaacaggaggaaccagaactttTACAGGTTAAAGAGGAACAAGAGGATCTAGAACCTCCACAGCCTAAGGAGGTACTGAAGGAACCAGAAACTCCACAGATTGAAATgaaacaggaggaaccagaacttccacagattaaagaggaacaggagaaACCAGAActtccacagattaaagaggagcaagAAAATATCTtcatcagtcaggatgaagagcagcttgatctAAAGCAGGAGAGTTataccttgatggagattccttcttatgag GAAAATGATCACAGTGAATCAGAtctaaacaaacagaagagcTTCAGTGTaactgatagtcaggatgaagaaggaaaccaacatgaagaatcaacatccactacagatgaagagacagagccacagaatagagatcagaggaagaaaagagacagaagtTATATCCAAAGTGTGGAAAGCTCTCACATTTCAGAAAGTCAGTGTGACTCCGATGTTAGGAGTCCCAGAAGAAAAACTTCAGCAGAGAAGCACAAACAATctccaaaagaaaagagacgtTCCTCTGTTAAGtctggtaaaagaaaaataattgcaCACAATGTGTCTCCCCACATGAGAGCTGAGTCTGATGGAAGACGTCATGTCTGCAAAGATTGTGGTAAAAGTTTTGGTTACTTGTCTGATTTCACAATTCATATGAGAACTCACACAAGAAAGAAGCCTTTTtgttgtcaagaatgtgataaaagttttagtctgaAGTGTAATCTCAAAAcgcacatgagaactcatacaggagtgAAGCCTTTTgtttgtcaagaatgtgataaaagtttttatcaattatctaacctcaaaaaacacatggtaactcatacaggagagaagccttttgtttgtcaagaatgtgataaaagcttTAGTCTGATGTCtaatctcaaaaaacacatgagaactcatacaggagaaaagcccttttgttgtcaagaatgtgataaaagttttggtGACCGATATGATTACagaagacacatgagaactcatacaggagagaagccttttacttgtaaagaatgtgataaaagtttttgtcATGCAGCTCAACTCAAAACACActtgagaactcacacaggagagaagccctttaattgtcaagaatgtgataaaactTTTAATCAATTATCTAACCTCAAATCACACATGctaactcatacaggagagaagccttttgtatgtcaagaatgtgataaaagttttagtcgaaTATCTCATCTTAATTCACACATGacaactcacacaggagagaagccctttggttgtaaagaatgtgacaaaagtttttgtgACCTATCTCGTTACAGAAGACACGTGAGAATCCATAGCgcagagaagcctttttcttgtaaagaatgtgataaaagtttttatcaattatctaacctcaaaagacacatgaaaaataaaacaaaagcgaAGCCTTCTCTTGAAAAGAAATGTCAGAGTTTAGTCAAAATTTGA